The Larus michahellis chromosome 2, bLarMic1.1, whole genome shotgun sequence genome window below encodes:
- the RETREG1 gene encoding reticulophagy regulator 1 isoform X2, with the protein MPDSEDLGQDESWKVINSRQDYRPRINQCISETLMNLFVFLQEMSHFKEQNPGKFCLLVCSVCTFFTVLGSYIPGVVLSYVLLLCAFLCPFLKCNEFGQKVCKKIKTVLMKLDFGIVEYINQKKKERSETAKTKPTEDDSELDISALCPKVSPAVVAKELSVSDTDVSEVSWTDNGTFNLSEGYSPQTDTSDDFDRPSDHEEAFARDLSEFPSLENGAGTNDDDDSSIGMPVQQKRKKEQTYFKVDHASRQSKERPSTAGLSLPLTSDQTFNLMSGIAGDVIAAAVSAAIKDQLQSAQQAPSHAVPSLSEETDTEEADDFELLDQSELEQIEKELGLSQGQEAESQEKKKSSGFLSNLLGSH; encoded by the exons ATGCCAGACAGTGAGGATCTGGGACAAGATGAAAG CTGGAAAGTCATCAATTCCAGGCAAGACTACAGACCGAGAATAAATCAGTGCATTTCAGAAACACTAatgaatttatttgtatttcttcaagAAATGTCCCACTTCAAGGAACAAAACCCTGGCAAG ttttgcCTACTAGTCTGCAGCGTCTGTACATTTTTCACTGTCTTGGGAAGTTACATTCCTGGAGTTGTCCTCTCCTATGTCCTGT TATTGTGTGCCTTTTTATGTCCCTTCCTCAAGTGCAATGAATTTGGACAGAAAGTGTGCAAGAAAATTAAGACTGTTCTGATGAAACTAGATTTTGGAATAGTGGAATATATcaaccagaagaaaaaagagagatctg aaacagcaaaaacaaaacccacagaagatGACAGTGAATTAGACATATCAGCCCTGTGTCCTAAG GTTAGTCCTGCAGTTGTTGCCAAAGAGCTGTCAGTGTCGGACACAGATGTATCAGAAGTATCTTGGACCGATAATGGGACCTTTAACTTATCCGAGGGGTATTCTCCACAGACGGACACATCTGATG ATTTTGACCGACCTAGTGATCATGAAGAAGCTTTCGCTAGAGATCTTTCAGAATTTCCTTCTTTAGAAAATGGTGCTGGAACAAATGATGATGATGACTCAAGCATCGGTATGCCCGTCCAGCAAAAACGAAAAAAAGAACAAACGTATTTCAAGGTGGATCACGCTTCCAGACAGAGTAAAGAGAGACCGTCCACTGCAGGGCTCTCCTTGCCTTTGACCAGTGACCAAACCTTTAATTTAATGAGTGGAATTGCTGGGGATGTCATCGCAGCCGCAGTGTCTGCTGCCATCAAAGACCAGTTGCAGTCCGCCCAGCAAGCCCCCTCACATGCAGTGCCCAGTTTGAGCGAGGAGACAGACACAGAGGAAGCTGATGATTTTGAACTGCTTGACCAGTCTGAGCTTGAGCAGATTGAGAAAGAATTGGGACTTTCACAAGGCCAAGAAGCAGaatcccaggaaaagaaaaaatcttcagGCTTCCTTTCAAATCTGCTCGGAAGTCATTAA